The following coding sequences lie in one Methylotuvimicrobium alcaliphilum 20Z genomic window:
- a CDS encoding HisA/HisF-related TIM barrel protein gives MQIIPVIDLKDHHVVHAVKGNRAEYVPVRSSLCKEPDIDRVIEAFLSLYDFKMFYIADLNAITACESVHQSFLLDVFRRYPDRQFWVDSGNHAVQRYFQGFANYLPVIGSESLIDDDVEHIERLSEDFVLSLDYSANGRLGSSLIFDNPKLWPNAIIIMTLAQVGSELGPDFAKLDYYCREFPEKRIIAAGGIRHKQDLVELQKIGVNDVLIASALHSGALSENDIKQIANNEFE, from the coding sequence ATGCAAATCATTCCGGTCATTGATCTCAAAGACCATCATGTCGTTCATGCCGTCAAAGGTAATCGGGCCGAATATGTGCCGGTTCGTTCCTCATTATGCAAAGAGCCGGATATCGATCGCGTCATCGAGGCGTTTTTGTCGCTATACGATTTTAAGATGTTTTATATCGCCGACCTGAATGCCATTACCGCTTGCGAATCGGTTCATCAAAGCTTTTTACTCGATGTATTCAGACGCTATCCGGATAGGCAGTTTTGGGTCGACTCGGGAAATCATGCGGTCCAGCGCTATTTCCAAGGTTTTGCGAATTATTTGCCGGTTATCGGCTCCGAATCGTTGATCGATGACGATGTCGAGCATATCGAGCGATTGTCGGAAGATTTTGTACTCTCGCTCGATTATTCGGCAAACGGCCGGCTCGGCTCGTCGTTGATTTTCGACAATCCTAAGTTATGGCCGAACGCTATTATTATCATGACGCTAGCGCAAGTCGGTAGCGAGCTCGGTCCGGATTTCGCGAAGCTGGACTATTATTGTCGAGAGTTTCCTGAAAAACGGATCATCGCCGCCGGCGGTATTCGGCACAAACAAGACCTAGTCGAGCTACAAAAAATCGGCGTGAACGATGTCTTGATAGCCAGCGCTTTACATTCCGGCGCATTGTCGGAGAACGACATTAAACAAATCGCTAACAATGAATTCGAATAA
- a CDS encoding ATP-grasp domain-containing protein yields the protein MKILVFEYVTGGGFNRERIPDTLATEGLLMLKALLQDLSEIADIKLIVMLDTRFADSISEYAGAIEIVPIDAHQSVLETFQKQVVRCDAVWSVAPEINNILFDLTRMIERLGKRLLSSSSEAVAITSNKLETFRYLTQHRIETVPSEPFIPHRFQPIGRQVIKPVDGMGCERTFRVDNAEDWALVRPQLGEEPYIVQPYIDGTPASLSCLFNHGKGWLLCHNVQRIEIKDCRFKLNACRVNEPGVKENYQVLVNRVAHALPGLSGYAGIDIIETPEYIAVLEINPRLTTSYAGIREALGINVAAEVLRMPQNQPSVSPIINRSINLLIDGDETYAN from the coding sequence ATGAAAATACTCGTTTTTGAATATGTTACCGGCGGCGGCTTTAACCGCGAACGCATTCCCGATACGCTCGCCACGGAAGGCCTGTTGATGCTGAAGGCTTTATTACAGGATTTATCGGAAATAGCCGATATCAAGTTGATAGTGATGCTCGATACTCGATTTGCCGACTCAATATCGGAATATGCCGGAGCTATCGAAATTGTGCCGATTGATGCGCATCAATCGGTACTCGAAACATTTCAAAAACAAGTCGTGCGTTGTGATGCGGTTTGGTCGGTCGCTCCCGAAATAAACAATATTTTGTTCGACTTAACGCGCATGATCGAACGCCTTGGGAAAAGACTGCTGTCATCTTCGTCCGAAGCCGTCGCAATCACCTCGAATAAGCTCGAAACATTTCGTTATCTGACACAACACCGGATCGAAACCGTGCCATCGGAACCATTCATTCCGCATCGCTTCCAACCGATCGGTAGACAAGTAATCAAACCGGTAGACGGCATGGGTTGCGAACGAACATTCCGAGTCGATAACGCCGAGGATTGGGCGCTCGTCAGGCCGCAACTCGGTGAAGAACCTTATATTGTTCAGCCTTACATCGACGGGACGCCGGCTAGTTTGAGTTGTTTATTCAACCATGGCAAAGGGTGGCTCTTGTGCCATAATGTGCAACGAATCGAAATCAAGGACTGCCGATTTAAGTTGAACGCTTGCCGGGTCAACGAACCCGGCGTCAAAGAAAACTATCAAGTCCTGGTCAACCGTGTCGCACATGCGTTGCCGGGCTTATCCGGTTATGCCGGCATCGATATCATAGAAACACCTGAATACATTGCGGTATTGGAAATCAATCCGCGTTTGACAACGTCTTACGCGGGGATACGAGAGGCCTTGGGAATCAATGTCGCGGCAGAGGTTTTGCGAATGCCGCAAAACCAACCAAGCGTGAGTCCCATTATCAATCGAAGCATCAATCTACTCATCGACGGAGACGAAACCTATGCAAACTAA
- a CDS encoding hydantoinase/oxoprolinase family protein — protein sequence MQTNIIGWDIGGAHLKAALINELGEALAIVQRPCALWQGIEQLQQAVQAVTAELPEARYRHAITMTGELVDHFESREQGVQRIVEAMSVYFPGDPLWIYAGLSGFIRAGSVLPEHSESIASANWLASASFAARNIDSGLFIDIGSTTTDIIAMANGKINAKGFTDYKRLISEELVYTGVVRTPVMAIAQTAIFKGVKIGLMAEYFATMADVYRITGELDEAHDQNDTADGGEKTVTASARRLSRMIGHEVEHELPECWRHFALYLRNQQLHKIQMGCERQISRIRLPSDQPFVGAGVGRFLVKQLAANLGHPYLDFNDLFEQSLVSSPMSAADCAPAIAVAYLALAQFK from the coding sequence ATGCAAACTAACATTATCGGCTGGGATATCGGCGGCGCCCATTTAAAAGCGGCGCTGATTAACGAATTGGGCGAAGCTCTGGCAATCGTTCAACGACCCTGCGCGTTATGGCAAGGCATCGAACAATTGCAACAAGCCGTACAAGCCGTTACCGCCGAACTGCCGGAAGCCCGATACCGGCATGCGATTACGATGACGGGGGAATTAGTCGATCATTTCGAGAGCCGAGAGCAAGGGGTTCAACGTATCGTCGAAGCCATGTCGGTTTACTTTCCAGGCGATCCGCTGTGGATTTATGCCGGCTTGTCCGGATTCATTCGAGCCGGTTCGGTGCTGCCTGAGCATAGCGAAAGCATCGCGTCGGCGAACTGGTTGGCGAGCGCATCTTTTGCCGCACGCAACATAGACAGCGGATTATTTATCGACATCGGCAGCACCACAACCGATATCATTGCGATGGCAAACGGAAAAATTAATGCCAAAGGTTTTACCGATTATAAGCGGCTCATTTCCGAAGAGTTAGTTTATACCGGCGTCGTGCGCACCCCGGTAATGGCCATCGCGCAAACAGCCATATTCAAAGGCGTCAAAATCGGCTTGATGGCCGAGTATTTCGCGACGATGGCCGATGTATACCGCATAACCGGCGAACTGGACGAAGCCCATGATCAAAACGATACCGCCGATGGCGGCGAAAAAACCGTTACGGCCAGCGCCAGGCGTTTATCGCGTATGATCGGTCATGAAGTCGAACACGAGTTGCCGGAATGCTGGCGCCATTTCGCGCTTTATCTTCGCAACCAACAATTGCACAAAATACAAATGGGCTGCGAAAGGCAAATATCCAGAATTCGTTTACCTTCAGATCAGCCTTTTGTCGGCGCCGGTGTTGGCCGCTTTTTGGTCAAACAATTAGCCGCCAACTTAGGTCACCCTTATCTGGATTTCAACGATTTATTCGAACAGTCCTTGGTCTCCTCGCCAATGTCCGCTGCCGATTGCGCGCCGGCCATCGCAGTAGCGTATTTAGCGCTGGCGCAATTCAAATAA
- a CDS encoding DNA-binding transcriptional response regulator: MIDLHIIDNDEDILRFIDDPSLNIRVDHDEIKALIAVERDKPLVVVLRYELREQQTAEYIALLNAASPDSKIILIAPELTDREVIDCLVSGAQGYLQFADLARFFKKAIKVIQQGEAWVSRRIISLMLEKLQGPVTRCNSGSFT, translated from the coding sequence ATGATTGATTTGCACATAATTGATAATGACGAAGACATTCTGCGGTTTATCGATGATCCGAGCCTAAACATTCGAGTCGATCATGACGAAATAAAAGCCTTGATCGCGGTTGAAAGAGACAAGCCGCTTGTCGTTGTGCTTCGCTATGAACTTCGCGAACAGCAAACCGCCGAATATATTGCGTTATTGAATGCGGCGAGTCCCGATAGCAAAATAATTTTGATCGCACCTGAATTGACCGATCGCGAAGTCATCGATTGTTTGGTTTCGGGTGCCCAAGGCTATTTACAGTTTGCCGATTTGGCTAGGTTTTTTAAGAAAGCGATCAAGGTCATTCAGCAAGGAGAGGCTTGGGTATCCCGCCGTATTATCTCGTTGATGTTGGAAAAACTTCAAGGCCCGGTAACAAGGTGCAATTCGGGTAGTTTTACCTAA
- the alr gene encoding alanine racemase, with protein MTPAAYVKLNLDALRHNLHVVRRYAPDSKVMAVIKANAYGHGLLRVAERLTEADGFAVARVDEGIRLRQAGISHRIAVMEGFTCSEELNDLIDFGLDPLIHSFGQLDIIDRKFGSIGINAWLKIDTGMNRLGFSADEVEKVHQRLRSSSLIKQPVGFITHLANADLRSDPMTLKQIDLFNRTLSGFAGPRSIANSAGILGWREALTDWVRPGIMLYGISPFPETTGGDFDLKPVMALHSRLIAVKSVRQGDTVGYGATWACDRPITMGVVAIGYGDGYPRHARSGTPVLVNGRRVPMIGRVSMDMITVDLSGQNDAKPGDPVTLWGGALPIEEVASWSGTIPYTLVCGITQRVQIVEE; from the coding sequence ATGACGCCGGCCGCTTATGTCAAATTGAACCTGGATGCGTTACGTCATAATTTGCATGTGGTTAGACGCTACGCGCCAGACTCGAAAGTCATGGCGGTGATTAAAGCCAATGCTTACGGGCACGGTTTGTTGCGCGTCGCAGAACGATTAACCGAAGCGGACGGCTTTGCCGTGGCCCGCGTCGACGAGGGGATCCGCTTACGCCAAGCCGGTATTTCGCATCGCATCGCGGTCATGGAAGGTTTTACGTGTTCTGAAGAATTAAACGATTTGATCGATTTCGGTTTAGATCCCTTAATTCACTCGTTCGGGCAGTTGGATATCATTGATCGAAAATTCGGCTCTATCGGGATCAATGCTTGGTTGAAAATCGATACCGGCATGAACCGTTTGGGGTTTTCGGCTGACGAGGTCGAAAAAGTTCATCAGCGTTTGAGATCGAGCTCGTTGATCAAGCAACCGGTTGGTTTTATAACCCATTTGGCAAATGCCGACCTGAGATCCGACCCAATGACATTGAAACAAATCGACTTATTTAACAGGACATTATCGGGTTTTGCAGGGCCGCGAAGTATCGCGAATTCAGCCGGGATTTTAGGTTGGCGGGAAGCTTTGACCGACTGGGTAAGACCCGGGATTATGTTGTATGGGATTTCCCCGTTTCCCGAAACGACAGGAGGTGATTTCGATTTAAAACCGGTCATGGCTTTGCATTCCCGGTTGATTGCCGTTAAATCCGTACGGCAAGGCGATACGGTGGGGTACGGCGCTACTTGGGCTTGCGACCGACCGATTACAATGGGTGTTGTCGCAATCGGTTACGGGGACGGTTATCCTCGTCATGCAAGATCCGGCACGCCGGTTCTTGTTAACGGCAGGCGTGTCCCGATGATCGGCAGGGTATCGATGGATATGATCACGGTTGATTTAAGCGGACAAAACGATGCCAAGCCCGGTGATCCGGTGACGCTATGGGGAGGGGCGTTGCCCATCGAAGAGGTAGCGTCTTGGTCGGGAACCATCCCGTACACACTGGTTTGCGGCATTACTCAGCGAGTGCAGATTGTTGAAGAGTGA
- the dnaB gene encoding replicative DNA helicase produces MSEEYVFDRDYATEALKVSPHSIQAEQSVLGGLMLDNQTWDSIADKVVEGDFYRKDHRMIFRAIEKLAEKQDPFDVITLSEALASAGQLNEVGGLAYLGTLAKDTPSAANIVAYATIVRDKSVLRQLIHVGTDISDSAFSPEGRDTSELLENAERQVFQIAEQRQRGQGGFTSIKSLLAQAVDKIEMLYEQEGNITGASTGFNDFDEMTSGLQPSDLIIVAGRPSMGKTTIAMNMAENVAIKGDKPVAVFSMEMPGDSLAMRMMSSLGRIDQHKIRTGKLDDDEWPRLTSAINLLAETKLFIDDTPALTPTEVRSRARRLMREHGQLGLIVLDYLQLMQSPASGDNRVQQISDISRGLKALAKELNVPVIALSQLNRNLEQRPNKRPVMSDLRESGGIEQDADVIVFVYRDEVYNPDSPEKGVAEIIIGKQRNGPIGTVRLTFLGQYTRFENFAGNPYGGDDYE; encoded by the coding sequence ATGTCTGAAGAATATGTATTCGACCGCGATTACGCAACCGAAGCTTTAAAAGTATCGCCGCATTCAATACAAGCCGAGCAATCCGTACTCGGCGGTTTGATGCTGGATAACCAAACCTGGGATTCGATAGCCGATAAAGTTGTCGAAGGCGATTTTTATCGCAAAGATCATCGAATGATTTTTCGGGCCATCGAAAAATTGGCAGAAAAACAAGATCCTTTCGACGTCATTACCTTATCCGAGGCACTGGCTTCCGCCGGACAATTGAATGAGGTCGGCGGTCTGGCCTATTTAGGTACCTTGGCAAAGGATACCCCGAGTGCCGCGAATATCGTCGCTTATGCAACCATAGTTCGCGATAAGTCGGTTTTAAGGCAATTGATTCATGTCGGAACCGATATATCCGACTCGGCTTTTAGTCCGGAAGGGCGCGATACATCGGAGTTGCTCGAAAATGCCGAGCGTCAAGTATTTCAAATTGCTGAACAGCGCCAACGCGGGCAGGGCGGTTTCACGTCGATCAAGTCGTTGCTGGCGCAAGCGGTCGATAAGATCGAAATGCTTTACGAGCAGGAAGGCAATATCACCGGCGCCAGCACCGGATTCAATGATTTCGACGAAATGACCTCGGGTCTACAGCCGTCCGATTTAATTATTGTTGCTGGTCGGCCGTCAATGGGCAAAACTACGATCGCGATGAACATGGCGGAGAATGTCGCAATTAAAGGCGATAAGCCGGTTGCGGTGTTCAGTATGGAAATGCCCGGCGACTCGTTAGCGATGCGGATGATGTCCTCATTGGGGCGTATCGATCAACATAAGATCAGAACCGGTAAACTCGATGACGACGAATGGCCTCGTTTGACTTCGGCGATTAATTTATTGGCTGAAACGAAATTGTTCATCGACGATACGCCGGCTTTGACGCCGACTGAAGTCCGCTCGAGAGCGCGACGATTGATGCGCGAACATGGCCAGTTGGGTTTGATCGTATTGGATTATCTGCAATTGATGCAGTCGCCGGCCAGCGGCGATAATCGGGTTCAACAGATTTCGGATATCTCGAGGGGCTTGAAAGCCTTGGCCAAGGAGCTGAACGTGCCGGTTATCGCGCTCTCGCAGCTGAACCGTAACCTTGAGCAGCGGCCCAACAAACGGCCGGTGATGTCCGATTTGCGTGAGTCGGGAGGTATCGAACAGGATGCCGACGTGATCGTATTTGTTTATCGGGATGAGGTTTACAACCCGGATAGTCCGGAGAAAGGTGTTGCTGAAATTATCATCGGTAAACAACGTAACGGTCCGATAGGCACGGTCAGGTTGACTTTCCTCGGACAATACACTCGGTTTGAAAACTTTGCCGGAAATCCTTACGGCGGAGACGATTACGAATGA
- a CDS encoding tryptophan--tRNA ligase — translation MTKATVLTGITTTGTPHLGNYVGAIRPAIAASKDANVSPFYFLADYHALIKCQDPEKVRQSSLEIAATWLALGLDTSNAVFYRQSDVPEITELAWMLTCVTAKGLMNRAHAYKAAVAENEQGGENDPDKGITMGLFSYPILMAADILIFNAHKVPVGKDQIQHIEMARDIAGRFNHIYGEHFVIPDAVVTENAATLAGLDGRKMSKSYNNTIPLFEPEKKLRKLINKIKTNSLEPGEPKDPDGCTLFGIYQAFARPSEVDEVRKLYADGIAWGEMKKLLFEYINDHIAPARERYEALLQAPEHIENELQEGAKKAREISVPFMKQLREAVGISRIGA, via the coding sequence ATGACAAAAGCGACCGTTTTAACCGGTATCACGACCACCGGTACTCCTCATTTGGGAAATTATGTAGGCGCGATCAGGCCTGCTATTGCCGCCAGTAAAGATGCAAACGTGAGTCCATTTTATTTTTTGGCCGATTACCATGCCTTGATCAAATGTCAGGATCCGGAAAAAGTCAGACAATCGAGTCTTGAAATCGCGGCGACTTGGTTGGCGCTCGGCTTGGATACGTCGAATGCGGTGTTTTACCGGCAATCCGATGTGCCGGAAATTACCGAGTTGGCTTGGATGTTGACTTGTGTTACGGCAAAGGGGCTCATGAATAGGGCGCATGCTTATAAGGCAGCGGTTGCCGAAAATGAACAAGGCGGCGAAAACGATCCCGACAAAGGCATTACGATGGGCTTGTTCAGTTATCCGATTCTGATGGCGGCCGACATTTTGATATTCAATGCACACAAGGTTCCTGTAGGCAAGGATCAGATTCAGCATATCGAAATGGCGCGTGATATCGCTGGACGTTTCAATCATATTTATGGCGAACATTTTGTCATCCCGGATGCGGTTGTGACCGAAAATGCCGCGACGCTAGCTGGTTTAGACGGGCGGAAAATGAGTAAGAGTTATAACAATACGATTCCGTTATTCGAACCCGAGAAGAAACTCAGAAAACTGATAAACAAGATCAAGACCAATTCTTTGGAGCCGGGCGAGCCGAAAGATCCCGATGGCTGCACCTTGTTTGGAATTTATCAGGCTTTTGCCCGGCCTTCGGAAGTCGATGAAGTTCGAAAGCTCTATGCGGACGGTATTGCTTGGGGTGAAATGAAAAAGTTGTTGTTCGAATATATCAACGACCATATTGCTCCGGCCCGAGAGCGTTATGAAGCCTTATTACAGGCGCCTGAGCATATTGAAAACGAATTACAGGAAGGCGCTAAAAAGGCCCGCGAGATTAGCGTGCCTTTTATGAAACAATTGAGAGAGGCAGTTGGGATTTCTCGTATCGGTGCTTAG
- a CDS encoding PilZ domain-containing protein: MNKHFIYSKLRANSLKANTGTAIHGKTIYPIIKKRVDMLEYDEKRNYIRMSVDCELTYKLADASESHSGICTSISGSGVSFIADQSFDPGSAMEVNITPKNTITPPMTAYIEVVRTTKQDNGRYEIAAAIKSIKGH, encoded by the coding sequence ATGAACAAGCATTTTATTTATAGTAAACTTCGCGCAAACAGTCTGAAAGCAAACACGGGCACTGCCATTCACGGAAAAACAATTTATCCAATTATAAAGAAGAGAGTTGACATGCTGGAATACGATGAAAAACGTAATTACATCCGAATGAGCGTCGATTGCGAACTCACCTACAAGTTAGCCGATGCAAGCGAAAGTCATTCCGGAATTTGTACATCCATTAGCGGTTCTGGTGTCTCCTTCATTGCCGATCAATCCTTCGATCCCGGAAGCGCAATGGAGGTTAATATTACGCCCAAAAACACAATCACTCCTCCCATGACCGCATATATCGAAGTCGTCAGAACGACAAAACAAGATAATGGCCGCTACGAAATTGCCGCCGCAATCAAGAGCATTAAAGGGCATTAA
- a CDS encoding 6-pyruvoyl trahydropterin synthase family protein, whose amino-acid sequence MYTITKEVYFCYGHRLMNHPGKCRHLHGHSVKAAITIKQEHLNEQGMVCDFSDIKACVEDYINEHLDHNFLLHKNDPIIPYLTETQERFMALDEHPTAEVLSQMIYQHIKEQGFDVDQVTLWETASAHACYRED is encoded by the coding sequence ATGTATACGATTACTAAGGAAGTCTATTTTTGCTATGGACATAGACTGATGAACCACCCCGGCAAGTGCCGTCATCTTCACGGACACAGCGTTAAGGCTGCTATCACGATTAAACAAGAACATCTTAACGAGCAAGGTATGGTTTGTGACTTTTCGGACATAAAAGCGTGTGTCGAAGACTATATCAACGAACATTTGGATCATAATTTTCTATTGCATAAAAACGACCCGATTATTCCGTACTTAACCGAAACCCAAGAGCGATTCATGGCTCTGGACGAGCATCCGACCGCGGAAGTACTGAGTCAAATGATTTATCAACATATTAAAGAACAAGGGTTCGATGTCGATCAAGTGACCTTATGGGAAACCGCAAGCGCTCATGCCTGTTATCGGGAAGACTGA
- a CDS encoding DUF1249 domain-containing protein → MSRIHPQNKAACLEAICASNYRKLLSLIPNIRNLAQSAVGKASQKPDLQLEVLERSAHTLTVKLSHRFDQLPNDLWVPDVTVRVYLDAELVEVLRDHARSDVSRVYKDPGKISEILNYKWQLNYFLLKWLDHCLSINYQFTDRKATEVIA, encoded by the coding sequence ATGAGCAGAATTCATCCGCAAAACAAAGCGGCGTGCTTGGAAGCCATTTGTGCCTCTAATTACCGAAAGTTGTTAAGCTTAATTCCGAACATCAGAAATCTGGCACAATCGGCTGTCGGAAAAGCGTCGCAAAAGCCCGACCTGCAGCTTGAGGTGCTCGAGCGCTCGGCACACACTCTTACTGTAAAACTCAGCCATCGATTCGATCAATTACCCAACGATTTATGGGTGCCGGATGTCACAGTCCGCGTATATTTGGACGCGGAACTCGTCGAAGTATTGCGCGATCATGCCAGATCAGACGTCTCGCGCGTCTACAAAGACCCCGGCAAGATCTCTGAAATCTTGAATTATAAATGGCAATTAAATTATTTTTTGCTGAAATGGCTAGATCACTGCCTGAGCATTAATTATCAATTCACTGATCGAAAAGCCACTGAAGTTATAGCCTGA
- a CDS encoding CerR family C-terminal domain-containing protein, giving the protein MPEPTAKPLKTRTRLIIAASQIFAEKGFQEATIAEICEQAQTNIASVNYHFRDKESLYLEAWRHAFLKDLEIYPSDGGVAPSASPEKRLAGRIRSLIARIADDDSHFFAIINKEMAQPTSLLPEILEKEINPQRQAMLELISECLGPSADERTIHFCHASIIGQCFHLLKVKHMQSHFPTRKHTPELENPAAFADHVVHFSLAGIKALRDRLEPSRGDETCES; this is encoded by the coding sequence ATGCCCGAACCTACAGCCAAACCGTTAAAAACTCGAACCCGCTTAATTATCGCGGCCAGCCAAATTTTTGCCGAAAAAGGTTTTCAGGAAGCAACCATTGCCGAAATCTGCGAACAAGCCCAAACTAATATCGCTTCGGTCAATTATCATTTTCGAGATAAGGAAAGTCTTTATCTCGAAGCCTGGCGCCATGCGTTTCTCAAGGACCTTGAAATTTACCCGTCGGATGGCGGCGTTGCGCCCAGTGCTTCCCCCGAAAAACGCCTAGCGGGCCGCATTCGCTCTTTGATCGCCCGCATCGCCGACGACGATTCGCATTTTTTCGCGATCATCAACAAAGAAATGGCGCAACCGACCTCGTTGCTGCCGGAAATCCTCGAAAAAGAAATCAATCCGCAGCGCCAAGCCATGCTTGAACTCATTTCCGAATGCTTGGGACCTAGTGCGGATGAACGAACGATTCATTTTTGTCATGCCAGCATCATCGGCCAATGCTTTCATCTCCTGAAAGTCAAACACATGCAAAGCCACTTTCCGACACGAAAACACACTCCGGAATTGGAGAACCCGGCAGCCTTTGCCGATCATGTCGTGCATTTTTCATTAGCCGGAATTAAAGCACTGCGCGACCGTCTCGAACCAAGCCGTGGAGACGAGACATGCGAGTCATAA
- a CDS encoding efflux transporter outer membrane subunit codes for MRVINPSVLLIFFFLSACSIDIKEFNPPIPVPETFSITGGESLQDRWWLNFNDPALNTLIDTALQQNLDLTAAFERLKQAEAEARKAGAELIPAVNATTNANRLIEDNANTGSLTFDNFSLGLIASYEVDLWGRIRAGTYAAEQEIKAAEQDIHTAAIALSAEIARIWYLLTEQKLQLDLLNEQIEVNKQYADLVEVRFRGGQATAADVFQQRQLLEGVVGDRYTVLANIEVLKNQLAVLTGQAPGTLDIVAGDRFPELAGLPKTGLTSDLIQRRPDVMKAYYRLQAADLRIAAAVADRFPKLGLSASLDTSAPDLQAFFNNWMATLAGNLVLPLIDGGRRVAEVRRTEAATEEALNLYGQSVLQSLQEVENALAQETRQHERLDSLKDQLRYLNEANENIRIRSAYGIFDFLRVLSTLNSLQAMQRTLIRAERELIDFRIQLYRSLAGGWPLTEPVSNRNDIYD; via the coding sequence ATGCGAGTCATAAATCCTTCGGTTTTACTCATCTTCTTTTTTCTCAGCGCATGCAGTATTGACATCAAAGAATTCAATCCGCCGATTCCAGTCCCGGAAACCTTCTCGATTACCGGCGGAGAATCCCTTCAAGACCGCTGGTGGCTTAACTTTAACGATCCTGCGTTGAATACTCTGATCGATACGGCGCTTCAGCAAAATCTCGATCTAACCGCGGCATTCGAAAGGCTCAAACAAGCCGAAGCCGAAGCTCGCAAAGCCGGGGCCGAATTAATCCCCGCCGTTAATGCTACGACTAACGCAAATCGCTTGATCGAAGACAACGCCAATACCGGTTCGCTGACTTTCGACAACTTTTCGCTGGGCTTGATCGCCAGTTATGAAGTCGACCTATGGGGCCGAATCCGCGCCGGTACTTATGCGGCCGAACAGGAAATCAAAGCCGCCGAACAAGACATCCATACCGCCGCGATTGCCTTGTCGGCCGAGATAGCGCGTATTTGGTATCTATTGACCGAACAAAAACTACAGCTGGACTTATTGAACGAACAAATCGAAGTCAATAAGCAATACGCGGACTTAGTCGAAGTCCGATTCAGAGGCGGCCAAGCAACTGCCGCCGACGTATTTCAACAACGGCAATTGCTTGAAGGCGTGGTCGGCGACCGCTATACAGTGCTCGCGAATATCGAGGTATTAAAAAATCAACTCGCGGTCTTGACCGGACAAGCCCCCGGCACGTTGGACATTGTCGCCGGCGATCGTTTTCCCGAACTCGCAGGTCTCCCCAAAACCGGTTTGACCTCGGATTTGATTCAACGCCGCCCCGATGTCATGAAGGCCTATTATCGCCTGCAAGCGGCCGATCTTCGTATTGCCGCGGCCGTGGCCGACCGCTTTCCGAAACTCGGCTTATCGGCCAGCCTCGACACCTCGGCGCCGGACTTACAAGCCTTCTTCAATAATTGGATGGCAACGCTAGCGGGCAATCTGGTGCTGCCCTTGATCGACGGCGGACGCCGGGTGGCGGAAGTCCGGCGCACCGAGGCTGCAACAGAAGAAGCACTGAATCTCTACGGTCAGAGCGTCTTGCAATCGTTGCAGGAAGTCGAAAACGCCTTGGCACAGGAAACGCGCCAGCACGAGCGACTCGACAGCCTCAAAGATCAACTGCGCTATCTGAACGAAGCCAATGAGAACATCCGCATCCGGTCCGCCTATGGGATTTTCGATTTTTTGCGGGTACTGTCGACATTGAACAGCTTACAAGCGATGCAGCGCACACTCATTCGCGCCGAACGCGAATTGATCGATTTCAGAATTCAACTCTACCGGTCGCTTGCGGGCGGTTGGCCGCTTACCGAACCGGTTTCGAACAGGAACGATATCTATGACTAA